The DNA region GAGCATCAAAGAAAGAAAAAGGAGCACAGTCAAAACCAGCAATAATTTAACCACTTCCGGGTTTTTAGCGAGTCTCAACACCGACACCTGCCTTGTACCCCAAGCCCCGTACCGTGTGGATCAGCTTGGGGTGGTGGGGATCATCTTCAATCTTCTCGCGCAAGCGTTTAATATAGACGGAGAGCGTATTATCATTGACAAAATCGCCGGCCACGTCCCAGATATGTTCTAAGATCTGTTTTCTGGAGAGCACCTGTCCGGGATGGTTGGCCAGGGTGAGTAACAGCCGGTACTCCAGACTGGTCAGCAAAACCGCTTCCCCTTGCTTAAACACCTGGGCTTGAGCGGTATCGATCACCACATCGCCCAGCCGGATCTCCGTTCTTTGGGCAGGCTGCTTGTCGTAGCGGCGCATGACGCTTTTAATGCGGGAGATCAGCTCCCTTACTCGGAAGGGCTTGGTCACATAATCATCCGCCCCCATGTCCAGTCCCATGACGACATTAACTTCCTCATCCCGGGCGGTTAAAAAAATTACGGGGGTATCTGTCCGTTCCCTGATCATGCGGCATAAATCAAACCCGCTCCCGTCAGGCAAAGCCACATCAAGTAAAATCAGATCAAATTCCTCTTGCTGAAGAACCGCTTTGGCGGCCGCCCAATCATAGGCCACCTCAGCCTGAAATCCTTCTTGCTTTAAGGAATACTCGATGCCCAAGGCAATGGTTTGATCATCTTCCACCACTAACACCCTGCTCATGATTGCACCCCGTTCCGTTTCAGTGTGGAATGAACCCTGAATGTGTACTGGTTTATTATTTTTATT from Caldalkalibacillus uzonensis includes:
- a CDS encoding response regulator transcription factor — its product is MSRVLVVEDDQTIALGIEYSLKQEGFQAEVAYDWAAAKAVLQQEEFDLILLDVALPDGSGFDLCRMIRERTDTPVIFLTARDEEVNVVMGLDMGADDYVTKPFRVRELISRIKSVMRRYDKQPAQRTEIRLGDVVIDTAQAQVFKQGEAVLLTSLEYRLLLTLANHPGQVLSRKQILEHIWDVAGDFVNDNTLSVYIKRLREKIEDDPHHPKLIHTVRGLGYKAGVGVETR